The stretch of DNA ATCTGGTACTTCATCGCGTGGACAAGATTCGGCTCAAAGGCAGCCATCGGTTCGGTCTGCACGTTGCAGCCGATCGTCGTGGCGACCAATAAGAGAGCGAGCATACAGATGCGTGAATTTTTCATGATGGCTAAAGAGATAGGACGGGTGATCGAGTGGAACGACATCTTCATTCTAAGCTGTCTCGGCTATGAAGAAACCGCGTGTGCGAGAGCCGTGCGAATTCGCACGACCACTTTCTCTTTACCGAGAATGGCGAGCGTTTCAAACATCCCAAATCCAGCCGGGGTCCCCGTGACGGCGACCCGCAAAGCATGAATGATGTCTTTGAGCTCAATTTTTTGAGCTACACAAAAATCATCGACCGCTTGCTGCGCTTCCTGGACACTGAAATCACCCGAGTGAGTTTGCAGTGAATCAGCGAGGGCCTTCAACAGATCTCGCGCGTTTTCAGGCTTGTTGATTCGCTTTTGAAAAGCTTTTTCGTCAAAGGTGATTTCGTCAGAGAAGAAGTATTCGAAGTCCAAGATGTCGCCCGCCATCTTCATTCGATCGCCAGCTCCCTCAACGATCGCAGCGATTTTCTCGCGAGCCCCATCGGTGGTCAAAAAGCCAGCTTTTTCGGCAAAGGGCAAGACTCGTTCCAGACGGGTTTCCGCGGGCAACGCAGCAAAGGTGTCGCCTTGGAACGCCAGCAACTTTCGCGGATCAAATGATGCTGGCGATTTATTGACTCGCTCAAGCGAGAAGTGCTTGATCATCTCTTCGACAGTGAACTTCTCCGTTTCCCCGTCGAGCGACCAACCCAGCAGAACGAGGTAATTCAGGATCGCTTCCGCATCAAATCCGATCTCACGGTAAAAGTCGATGATCACGGGATTAAACGTATCTGCGGCGGCTTCGATTCCGCAACGCTCGGCGATCCGCCGCCCGTGCCGCAACAGATCAGCAAAATCCTTGTTCTTTTCATACTGAGCCAACTTACGTTTGCTTAGCTTCGCCGTTCCGCCGGGCTCCGCCACATAAGGCAAGTGAGCAAACTGCGGACGTTGGTAACCAAGCGCATCGAGAATAAATACTTGCCGCGCCGTATTGGGTAAATGTTCCTCGGCACGAACAACGTGAGTGATTTCTAAATCATGATCGTCGATCACGCTGGCGAGGTGATAAATGCATGACCCGTCGGCACGCTGAATCACGTGATCCTGTTCGGTCGCCCAATCCACTCGAACTTCACCGCGGATAATATCGTTAATCACGCATTGACCTTCGCGTGGCATTTTCAGTCGTATCGTCGCGACGCGTCCTTCGGACTCATACTTAGCAGCAGCCTCGTCATCCTCCGCCATGAACCGTCGATCATAGAAGAATCGCTCACCTTGCTTTTCGGCGGCCTCTCGAAGTTCTTTCAAGTCATCGGCAGTTGCGTAGTCGCGATACGCGTGTCCCGATGCCAACAGCTTTGCCGCGGCTGCCTTATGACCCTCTGCCCGTTGCGATTGAAAGTAAGGTTCGTGGGGACCGCCAACTTCGGGACCTTCGTCCCAGTCCATACCCAGCCATCGAAATCCATCGAGAATCGGTTGCAACGCTTCTTGCACGTTCCGCTGAGCATCGGTGTCATCGATTCGCAGTAGAAACTGACCGCCCGATTGACGCGCAAGCAGCCAGTTAAACAAAGCAGTGCGGACACCACCGATATGCAGATATCCAGTGGGCGAAGGAGCAAAACGGGTGCGGATCATCAATGCAGATCTCGGATGACAGGTGTCGGTGAAGGGTAGGAGAGCACAAGTTTTACTCCTCAAACCCGTCTCCTGAAACCTACCGCCTGGATCTCGTTACCCAAGATTGACAGCCTATTTCACTTCCATCTGGTCTCGAAGCGTTTTCATGCCGCGGTGGAGCAGTCCAGCGATGGCTCCCGTGGTTTTGTCCAATTGCTGAGCCACGTCGCTAAGCTTCATGCCTTCGAGGTAATGCAATCGAATGGCGTCGCGCTGGGCGTCGGGCAACCGCTCGACCGCGTCGGCAAGTTGCACAACGTGCTCGCCGACCATGGCATGCTGACTCGGCGTAGCCTCGTCACCGGCGAGCAGGCCTTCGAGTCGCATCGACGACTGCGTTAGCTTTTGCTCCATTGACTGTTCGCGCCGCACATCACGTTTGCCGCGGTGCATGTCGCGATCGAGATGACAAAGATGATGCGAAAGGATTTGGCGAAGCCAGCCTCGAAACTCGGCTTCGGTCGTTCCTCGAAAACCGTCGATTCCTTGCACGGCCTGCAACATCACCTGCTGAACCATGTCACTGGCCCCGACCTTGGCTTGATACGCTCGTCGCATTTGTGTCCTTGCCAACATCCGTATGTACGGTTCGTACCTGGCAATGACAGCGGGATCGCTGACGTCGATTGACTCGGAAGAGGGCAGTTCAGATTTAGGCTCGCTCATGCGATTGAGTTTAGCTTGCCGTTGACGTCAAAGCCACTTGCCGTCGATGCGTTCTGAACCGTTCGGATGATGAGAACTCGGATCATCGATCGCATACGCCTCTACCTCGAACGGATTTTCTCGATAACCATCTCGACGACGCACGTAGAGCCATAACGAACAAAGCAGGTATGCCGGGACGAACAGGGGCCCCCAACGCTCGTACTGGCGAACGTGAACTCGTTCGTGTCGTCGAGTCGCGTTCAACATCATCTCGTCCTGCCCGAACACGACATGCCCCCACGTCATTGCGGCGGCGGGCAACAACAACCGCTTGAGAAAATAGGAGATTGCGGGGCCATGGATTTCGATCACACTGTCAACGCGGCGGAACCGGCCGGCAAGCAGCAAGCCGATTGCAATGCCTGAAATCGTGTACGGCGAAGCCCACATGTACCCCGCCAAGCGTAAGATTTTTCGCTTCAAGGTTTTTGCTACGGTTGCGGGAACAAACGGGGAACAAGAATGCTCTGATCTTACCCCAAAAACCGACAACAGCCCGGTGCATGATCGTCGAAACGTTCATGCGGTCGGGCTGTCGATGTTTTTGTCAGTTTTGTCTTGCCCGTTGCGTGCGATCACTTTCCAGTCGCGAGCGTAACGGTTCTGGATAGAGTGCGGCGAGTCACGATCGGCGACATAACATCGACCAGACAAGCCTAGCCGTGTCATGTGCCGCTCACGCATAACGCGGGTGAGCTGATCTATAGGCTCTTAGGCGAATTCTGCTTCGAATTCGTTCTGCTCGGTTTCAGCGTCCATTTGATCGCTCTCACCAACGAGTCCAAGTTGGTCAGCTTGGTCTTCGGAAAGTTGGTAGTAGCCGAGGTTGCGAATGACTTCCAAGACTTCGCTGCACGTTGGGAACATGCGACCGGAGCTTTGCTTGTAGTCGTCCATCGCTCGCATGAATTCGATTTCAGCATCGTTGTAATCGCGTTCGCAAGTAGTCGGGTCGATGTGACGACGACGCTGGGTCTTGCGACGAGGATTCTTCATCACGCCAGTGTCCAGTGCATCTGGGTTACCGCTTCGACGATCGTTCTTTTGCGAGCCTTCGCGACGATCTAGAGTGACGATGTCTTCGGTGATTACGTCGTTCGACTTAGCGTTTTTAGTTGCCATAACAGCAATGTTCCTTGGCGGGAGAGCGCGAATGCGACCTTGGAAATCCCCCCGGATTCCAGATCGCAAACTCTAGTGTGGAAGGGTTGCACAAAAACCTAGCACGCTGGTTACGGTGACTTGAGCGAATCCGGGAAGTTTCCCGACCAGAATGACCTTGAGGTCTAGGTAAGAAGTCCGCTCGTACCGATTATGCCAATCAGGCCTACCTGTTTCACCAATCCACGGCACCCTTTAGCTGATCGCTGCTCGCAATTCGCGAACAAAATCCACCGCCGCCTTCGTGGCACCCGCTGAATCGGTTGCCGCCGCAATCCGACGCACAATCGCAGAGCCCACAATCAATCCATCCGAAACGGGAGCAAGCTGAGCTGCGGTCTCGGGACTGCTGATTCCAAATCCGATACAAATCGGAAGATTGGTTTGCTCTCGCAACCACCCCACATTGTCGACCAAGTCGGGTGGCAGCTTCGTTCGTTCGCCCGTGATTCCCGTCACCGAAACGTAGTACAAGAAACCGGACGACAATTCTGCGATGCGAACTTGCCGTTCCCGCGTCGTGGTGGGGGTCACCAATTGGATCAAACTGAAATCCGCCTCGCGACAGATCTTGGACATCGGCTCAGCCTCTTCCACCAACAAGTCGGGAACAATAGCTCCCGCGTAGCCAGCCGCTTTGGCAAGTTCCACGTACTTGGCGATACCAACACGATAAATGATCGCGTAGCTAACCATCGTGACGAGCGGAATTTCCACTTGCCCCTTCAATCGCGTCCCCATATCGAACACTTCGCCAAGTTTGAACTTGCGATCAAGTGCTCGTTGGTAGGACGCTTGGATGACCGGGCCATCGGCGATCGGGTCGCTGTAGGGCACCCCTACCTCACACATATCCGCGCCCGCAGCACCAATTTCGCGAATGATCGCTTCGGTGGTCGCGATATCGGGATCACCGGCGGTCAAGAACGGCATCAGTGCTTTGCGATTTTCAGCACGAAGTTTAACGAAGAGCTGATCGACGGCGGACAAGGCAAAATCCGAGATGGGAGGGCTAAATTCGAAGAGAGGATTCTAATTGCTGGTCGGCTTCAAAAGTAGGGTGCCAGTCCATTGCCCCAAGAAGCTCGAACCAACGGCAATTGCTTACCCACCAGTTTCAGAATCCCCAAAATCCATCGCCGAGGCGGTCATCGCCAACTGCATCCATTGTCCCATCGGAAACATGTCTATCGACGGCAATGTCAGATCCGTTGAATAGCGGGAAGCTGCCTGAAGTGTCGAATCGAGGCTCCGCAACTGCCCCACTTTGCGCTCATGCACACTGCCGCTGGAATTTGAACTCGGTTCCATCGGTAAACAAACTGAATCCTGACGATCCGCATTCGCCTTCACTCGTTGAACGAATCCATCTGCTCGGACCAACGTAGCAGCTTGTCGGGCATCACGAGGAACCACTAACGTCGGTGCGATGCTTCCGCGACGCGACCACCACAACGAGTCGCACCAAGTCGCCAAACGAGCTAACGAGTCTTGGTGCGAAAGCGTTATGGGTGTTCGATCGTTTTGCCGCGCCCATCGTTGAACCGACCTCATTCGGCAAGCCAAGTTGTCCTCACCCAATTTCGATGCCAATTGCTTAGCCATGTCCAAACCACCTTCAAGAAGCTTGATGCAATTGAGCCCTAACATGGCCATCGGTAGCAACCCGGCAGGCGTGAATGTCGCATACAAGCCCTCGATTCCCGCTGGGATGTCGAAGTGATGGTCCGCCATCGTTGTTACGCTCGCAGGCAATGTCACCAATTCGGACTTGATGATTGCAACAAACGGTTGGATCGTTTCCGACGTAGATTTTTCTAAGTGTGCCAAGCGTTCGGTGAACCACTTCAGCATGGCAATGACTTCTTGTGATTCCGCTCCCTCGATCACCGCCACCACCGCGAACCGCTGGGGTCCCCATGCAGCGGTGGGTTTGGTGATTCGATCCGTGATGGCTGCTAACGAGTCGTTGTCCGACGTGGTCGTCGCAAAATACATTCGTGGCTTACTGCCGCGTCCTGCTCGATCCAACTCATTGTGAAAAGGATCGCAGCGTGCTTCGATGACCGCTCGCATTCCTTCTAAGGTTTCATGCCTGCCGATCACGACTGCGGCGTCGATTTGATCGTGCCAGGCATTGGCGAGAGTAAAGATTCGTCCAATCGAAGACGCCTCGCGTACGCTACCGTATTGATCGGCGTGATACTGAGGCAGCTTGAAAAATGGTTCCTGCTGGACCGTCGCCATCGCTGCGGCGCAGTCCTCTTCCGGCAAAACCGCTTCTCGCAATCGCTGGGACAGTTCAAATTGCAACAATGTTCCCGCCTTCGAGACACGCCTCTGACAAGCTAAATTAGGGATACAACTGGCGAGCAAACTGGCCCACCGGTTCATAATCTCGCTGTTTATCTATACCACCGCCCTTCCTGTCGAGACTCTACCCGTGCAAGTTCGCCGAAAACCTGTTGTTTTAATCATCCGAGATGGCTGGGGTGAAAACCCCAACCGCGACGCCGACGCCACCAACGCGATCGTCCAAGCCAACACTCCCGTCTCCGACAAACTGATGAGCGACTACCCCAATACGCTTGTCAAAACATCGGGCGAAGATGTCGGGCTGCCGGCGGGCGTGATGGGCAACAGCGAAGTTGGTCACCAAAACATCGGTGCTGGCCGTATCGTGGATCAAGAGGTGATGCGAATCACTCGAGCGATCCGTAGCGGTGCTTTTTTCACAAACCCCACCATCACCGCCGCCGTTGAACACGTCAAATCGACCGGTGGCACACTTCATTTGCTGGGACTCATGTCCGATGGACGAGTCCACAGCGACATTGAACATGCTTACGCTTTCATTCAGGTCGCCAAGGATGCTGGCCTTGGTCGCGATGGTTTGGCCATTCACGCCATCACGGATGGTCGCGATACCTCCCCAACCAGCGGCGTGAAATTCGTTCGCAGCGTTGAAGAAAAGTGCAAAGAGATTGGTGCCGGTCATGTGGCCAGCGTGATCGGTCGGTACTTCGCGATGGACCGAGATTTCCGTTGGGACCGAGTTCAGCAAGCTTACGACCTGTTGACCAAAGGCAGCGACCGAACCGCCAACTCGGCTGCCGAGGCCGTTCAGAACTACTACGACAATCCAACCACCGCGTCGGTGACGGGTGATGAGTTCGTTGCAGCCACAACGATTGAGCGATCGCTGGTCAAAGACGGTGACGCGGTCATCTTCATGAACTATCGCGGCGACCGTCCTCGTGAGTTAACCAAAGCGTTCGTCTACGACGACGCTGCGTGGGCTTCTATCGAGGGTGGCGGTTTTGATCGCGGTAAGAAGATCGACAACTTGTACTTTGCCACCATGGCAGGCTACGAAACCGGATTGCCCGTTCATGTGATCTTTGAAAAGCCAGCTAAGATGCCTCACATCTTAGGCGAATACGTCAGCTCACTTGGCCTTCATCAATTCCGCTGCGCCGAAACCGAAAAGTACCCTCACGTTACATTTTTCTTTAACGACTATCGTGACGAGCCATTCAACGAAGAAGATCGAGGGATGGCTCAATCACCTCGCGACGTTTCTACCTACGATCAGAAACCGGAAATGTCGGCCGAGGAAGTTGCCGACAAAGTGCTTAATGAAATTGACAAAGGTGAAGCGGACTTGATCGTGGTCAATTTTGCGAACGGTGACATGGTGGGTCACACCGGAGTCCTCGCCGCAGCGGTTTCAGCGGTGGAAACCGTGGATGCATGTGTCGGTAAAGTTGTCGATGCGACCCTGGCTAAGGGTGGCTCGCTAATCGTTACCGCTGACCATGGAAATTGCGAGCAGATGATTGATCCCGAAACCGGCGGACCTCATACGGCGCATACAACCTTCGATGTACCGTTGATTGTTGTGGAACCCGGCCTAGAAGGAAAAACGCTGCGTAGCGGTGGTCGACTGGCTGACATCGCCCCAACGGTCTTGGCACTGATGGGACTTCCCAAACCAGAAGAAATGACTGGCGAATCGCTCGTAGAAGTCTAAACGTCAAAGGCGTCCTTTTCGCCGAGGCGGGAAGGATACGGATTAGGTACGGCTTGCTTCGCCATAAACACGATCAGCCTCCTGCCAAGCAGGAGGCTGAAATGAAAGAAGCGGGAATTCGTTCCCGATTGTGCTAAATCGCGAAATGAATCACGAACATTCCGCGGCAAGCCAATCCTTGTCGGGATTTGTTCGCGATCCTACTTCTTTCGTTTCTGCTTTGCGCGTTCAACAACGTCTTTGATCTTTGCCTCGCGCTGTTTCAAACGCTCGACACGATCGCGGTACTTTGCTTCGCGAGCTTTGAGCTTCCCGGCGCGATGGTTGATCTTATCGCTCGCTTCGCGAATACGTTTCTCACGTCGTTTGATCGCCTCTTCACGCTGCTGCAAATTCTCCGAACCCACGGCGGAAAGCGACGACAGATTCGCACTCGATAGTCCCGATAAAGACGAACCGCTCAACGATGGGAAATCGTCTTCGATCGCGTCGACTTCCAAATCACCCAAGTCTTCGAATTCATCAATGGATTCATCGCTGGAACCGTCGGCGATGGCGTCGTCGACTGATCCATCGTCCGCCAACGCGATGTCACTCTGATCGCCAGCGGACTTCGCGAATTTTTGCCACCAACTTGGCTCGATAAAGATCAGATTGGCTGCGATCATCATGCAACCAAACGTGATCATCCCCAAAAACAGAGCGATCCCGCCATGCAGTGCCAAGGCTAGTGCTAAGGCGATGGGACGCGTGATTCGAGGCCACACGATTGCCGCATACGAAAGTTCCCAAAACATCGTCGTGTGCGCCATCAGCGATGACAAACGTGGGTAGTTTGCCAACCACGTCATGTTGACGGATTGATACTCAAGATTTCCAACGGAATACCAGATCGCCGTTCCGTCCCACCACGAAGTCCCACGTGCTTTCGCGATTCCGCCAAAGAAATAGATCACGCACAAATGAATCTGCAGCAAACGAGTTGCGATGTTCGACGCGATCGTAGGTTCGCACTCGGGAAACATCCACGCAAACCACTTTGGGTTCTTTGCTTTGCTTTTCGCTTTGTCTCGAATCCAAGCATCAACGCTCCACAGACTTCCACTCGGTGCGATCGTTAAATACATGACGCTATACGTAACGATCTGGTCGAGACCGAACAGAGTTCCCGTCAGTCGATGCAGGTACATCAGTTGCAAAAACAAGGCCATAGGAGCAGTTACCCGAGTCAGGAAACCGATGGCAAAGCTAGCCGTGATGGCGATCGTCAGACCATGATGGATCCACAACAGCAACGGATTACTGATGTACCAAAGGTAGGATCTCCCCCAGTCGGAAAATCCGAAGGTCCCGTCATGCAACTGGCGCGACGTTTCGTTGTTGATCCAAGCGGTGTCGCCTAGAAACGAAGACAAATCAGTTGCCAGAACGATGTGCGAATACACCAACATCAATCCAGCGATAATGCGTAGTATCGCTAGCGTGTGAGGCATGCGAGGTGTGAACCAAAATCGATCCCACCCCGATCCGATCGATAGCAACCAATCGTGCAAACTCGTTTTCGCCTTCGCCAAGATCATCGAACGGGTTCTCCCGTGGGCGAGGGAATAGCTTCGGCCGGTTTGACGGGTGCGGTCAATGCTTCGACGCTGCCACCGGTGTCGCGGACACCGATCGGTCGATCCAACAATACGCGGTATAGCTGAGGGTCATCCAGTTCGATGGGCTCGTCGATGTACGATCCTAAATCAGGGATCAAGTGCTCGATCCTGCGGATCGCGGATTCTTGGCCCGGGTGCTCGTGATTCAAATGGTTGACAATGGATTGGTGAACCTTCACGTATCGTGTTCGAGCAAGCGTCCAATATTCTGCTGCTTCAGGATCCGCTGCCACCAAGTCGCGCGGCGGTCCCGGCGGTTGATAGATTTCGTGAAGATATTCCGACAACATAAAGTGCCGGTGGTACATCAACCTTGGTTGGTGCTGGTCAAGATCGGGATACATCTTTTCGACACGTGATCCATCCTTCGCTGTGATTGCAGCTTGAATGAGGTGACTTGGTCCTGGATCGGGCGCAAAGAACGCGTAACCGCGATCGATGTATAGGAGCTGCCCATAGCCGCGAAACGGTGCAAACAGCGTTGTAATCACGGGCGACGCCCCGAGGTCACCTTGAGCTTGGAAACTAAGCGGGTGCAAAATCACCGCCGCAAGATGAACACTGACCAGCACGCTAAGGATCAATCGCCACTTGCGGCTGGGGCGTTGAAGAGACGGAGTGGACATGGACAAGCAGAACCAGAGCAATAGAAGTAAGCAAATGCACCACTATCAGGCAATTCGATTAGAACGTCTAACCTAGCTACCCAGAACGCCGTAGCAAGAGAACCTAGCCCAAACGTTACCCAGAAGGCCGAAAAGCGTCGCTGATCAATAAAATCAGCCGCATTCCGATCGCTCGGAACACGGCTGACTGAAATCGTTTAACGCTTGAAACTAGCCTTAGCGGCTTGCCAAGCTGCTTCCATTGAAATCAAAGCTCAGCTCGGTAACCGAACCGGCCTTCACATCAACGGTGCGTTCTTTCGTTACCGGTTGACCGTCAACCTTGGCTGTTACGCGAACGGTGTAGTTGGACCATTGCTCACCAGCCTTCAATTGCTTGGTGCGGAACGTTCGAAGTGCGCCTTGTCCATTGGTTGGGTTTCCAGCCAACGAAACTTCAGCATCGGCAGGAACGTGAATCTTCACGACTGTGATCACTTCTTCATCAACAGGAGCCTTCTGCACTTCGACGCGCGAATCAACATCGGCTTCGAAGACAACTTCTTCGATATCGCCAGGACGAAGCTTCACGGACTTGGTCAGTGTCTTCTGGTCGCCGTCTTGATCGTACGTCACGTCCACTACATAGGTGTAAACGAAACCTTCCTTGAGACCACGCGACATGAACTTGCGTAGTTCACCATCACTTTGGGTTTCGTATCCGTTAACCGTTACCAACGCTTCGCTGGGAACCTTCACCGTGATCATGGCCGCATCAGCGTCAACGCTAACCGCTTCGTCTTCCACTGACGGCTTAGCTGATTCGTATCGTTCCGCTGATTCGTATCGTTCCTCGGACGCATTCGCGTCAGATTCAACAGCAGGTGATTCCACCGCGGCGCCGACTTCGTAACCACTATCAATGATGACTTCGCCAGTGGAATAGCCGCCGTCGTTGTAAGAATCACCAAGGATAACTTCGCCTGTTGAGTAGCCGCCATCGATGTAGCTGTCGCTAAGAGGAGCGTAGCTTTCATAAGACGATTCAATGACGGGAGATTCGTAGCCGACCGAAGAATCCATCCCAATAGTTTCGATCATCGGAACCGAGTAGCTGCCATAGCTGACACCACCACTTGATCCACCTGATGAACCACCGGTGTGTCCCGAAGCGCCGCCACTCGACCCGCCGCTTGATCCACCGGACGAACCGCCACTGTAGCTAGCGTACGTAACACCGCCGGACGATCCGCCACTGCTGCCGCCGAGACGACGCGCCGCTTTATGAGCACGGATGTTGTCAACCAAACGTCTTAGCGGACCTTTGCGAACTCCACCACTGCTACCGCCACTGGAACCGCCATGGCTACCCGCAGAAACCGAGGCTGCGACATAGCCGCCCGATGAACCACCGCTCGATCCGGAATGACGAGCCCTTAGTCGACTGAAGAAACCGCCACCTGAAGAACCGCCTCCGGACGACGCGTAGCCGCCGCCAGACGAGTCGCCCCACGAACCGCCGGCATCAGCGATCGTCGGAAAACAAAGGAGTGCAGCCGCAGAAAACCCGAGTGCCGCATTTCGTAAAGACATCATGATTGGTTAACTCTCTCCTGAAATTGATACTGAGTCATCAACTACACGGGAGGATCACAACGAGGTCATCACTAGAACATGACCTGGCTCCCCTTGCCGCGCACAACAGCTCACTTCGGTAAAATGTATCAGTCCGAAGTTACCAAGCAAGCAGCTCAGGCAATTTTTGCGGCCAGGGAAGACTAGGCAGAGCAGGCAACCATGGGGAAATGCATGGGAATGTCCATTGGTTCACCCTTCGATTTCCTGCCACAAAGCCGTCAATCGTGCTTCTGAAGCACGATTTCGTCGAAGTCGACCACGCCTGTGGCACCAAACAAGCCGATTCGCACGATCGCTTCGCGTGTTTGCGGAGGCACGCGGATCAACCGACTTGCCTCTCGCCACGGCCGGGTACCTCGAAACGGTCCCAAAGAAAAGGTACCAAGATCGCGTCTGAGTTCGTCATAAAAACTGATAGCAATCATCGGCAACGCGTCTCGCGTGGGTCCAATGCGAACATTTTCGGTTCGGTAGCGGCCACTGAGTCGAATCTGCGAAACTTCCCTCGCATCGATCGCAATGCCTTGCAACAGGTGAGAACTCAAACCGGGCGTCTCATTGGTGAATCGAGCAAACGCTTTACCGTGAAATGCTTCGTCGGATCCGTTGGATTTTTCAACGCGTTTGACCTGTCGGCCGTAGTACCACCCGGGAATGAAGTCATCATCCGTCGTTGAACGAGGCGCCTCACCAGCCAGAGTGCCATTTGATGCCAAATTAGACGCCGAAAAATCACGACCTGACTGGACATTACTGCCTGCGTCAGTGGGATTGTTCGATTCGCCAGCACCACCATCGCTTTGCTGCTCAGCAAATTCGAAGTCTCCGTTGATGATCGTAGGATTCGCTGGGTCAGGCTTTTGAATTCGTTTGTCTTCCGCTTCGCCGGTCATCGGAACAAACAAAGTCGGCTGCAACGGTTGCTCGACGAGCTTGCCATCGGTTTTGACCATCCGAAACAGCGTTTGCTGATATCGCTGTCCCACCGGAATGATCATCTGTCCGCCTTCGGCGAGTTGGTCGACAAGCGGTTGGGGAACTGACTCGGGACTGCAGGTGACAATGATTTTGTCGAAGGGTGCTGCATTGGGCCACCCTAAGAACCCGTCGCCCACGCGGACGGACACGTTCTTGTAATCCAGATAGCGCAGCGTCTTCTCCGCTCGCTCCCCCAATTCTTCCACAATTTCGATCGTGTAGACATGCTCCACTAACGGACTCAGCACTGCAGCCTGGTAACCGCTACCGGTACCGATCTCAAGCACCTTGTCCGTTGGTTGTGGATCAAGAGCCTCGGTCATGGAAGCGACGATAAACGGACTGCTAATCGTTTGAGCATTGCCGATCGGCAAAGCCATGTCCAAATAGGCACGATCTCGCTCTGACTTGGGAACGAAGAAATGCCGTGGCGTCGAACGGATCGCTTCCAACAC from Rubripirellula amarantea encodes:
- the gpmI gene encoding 2,3-bisphosphoglycerate-independent phosphoglycerate mutase — translated: MQVRRKPVVLIIRDGWGENPNRDADATNAIVQANTPVSDKLMSDYPNTLVKTSGEDVGLPAGVMGNSEVGHQNIGAGRIVDQEVMRITRAIRSGAFFTNPTITAAVEHVKSTGGTLHLLGLMSDGRVHSDIEHAYAFIQVAKDAGLGRDGLAIHAITDGRDTSPTSGVKFVRSVEEKCKEIGAGHVASVIGRYFAMDRDFRWDRVQQAYDLLTKGSDRTANSAAEAVQNYYDNPTTASVTGDEFVAATTIERSLVKDGDAVIFMNYRGDRPRELTKAFVYDDAAWASIEGGGFDRGKKIDNLYFATMAGYETGLPVHVIFEKPAKMPHILGEYVSSLGLHQFRCAETEKYPHVTFFFNDYRDEPFNEEDRGMAQSPRDVSTYDQKPEMSAEEVADKVLNEIDKGEADLIVVNFANGDMVGHTGVLAAAVSAVETVDACVGKVVDATLAKGGSLIVTADHGNCEQMIDPETGGPHTAHTTFDVPLIVVEPGLEGKTLRSGGRLADIAPTVLALMGLPKPEEMTGESLVEV
- the gltX gene encoding glutamate--tRNA ligase; translation: MIRTRFAPSPTGYLHIGGVRTALFNWLLARQSGGQFLLRIDDTDAQRNVQEALQPILDGFRWLGMDWDEGPEVGGPHEPYFQSQRAEGHKAAAAKLLASGHAYRDYATADDLKELREAAEKQGERFFYDRRFMAEDDEAAAKYESEGRVATIRLKMPREGQCVINDIIRGEVRVDWATEQDHVIQRADGSCIYHLASVIDDHDLEITHVVRAEEHLPNTARQVFILDALGYQRPQFAHLPYVAEPGGTAKLSKRKLAQYEKNKDFADLLRHGRRIAERCGIEAAADTFNPVIIDFYREIGFDAEAILNYLVLLGWSLDGETEKFTVEEMIKHFSLERVNKSPASFDPRKLLAFQGDTFAALPAETRLERVLPFAEKAGFLTTDGAREKIAAIVEGAGDRMKMAGDILDFEYFFSDEITFDEKAFQKRINKPENARDLLKALADSLQTHSGDFSVQEAQQAVDDFCVAQKIELKDIIHALRVAVTGTPAGFGMFETLAILGKEKVVVRIRTALAHAVSS
- a CDS encoding sigma-70 family RNA polymerase sigma factor, with the protein product MSEPKSELPSSESIDVSDPAVIARYEPYIRMLARTQMRRAYQAKVGASDMVQQVMLQAVQGIDGFRGTTEAEFRGWLRQILSHHLCHLDRDMHRGKRDVRREQSMEQKLTQSSMRLEGLLAGDEATPSQHAMVGEHVVQLADAVERLPDAQRDAIRLHYLEGMKLSDVAQQLDKTTGAIAGLLHRGMKTLRDQMEVK
- a CDS encoding TIGR03000 domain-containing protein; its protein translation is MMSLRNAALGFSAAALLCFPTIADAGGSWGDSSGGGYASSGGGSSGGGFFSRLRARHSGSSGGSSGGYVAASVSAGSHGGSSGGSSGGVRKGPLRRLVDNIRAHKAARRLGGSSGGSSGGVTYASYSGGSSGGSSGGSSGGASGHTGGSSGGSSGGVSYGSYSVPMIETIGMDSSVGYESPVIESSYESYAPLSDSYIDGGYSTGEVILGDSYNDGGYSTGEVIIDSGYEVGAAVESPAVESDANASEERYESAERYESAKPSVEDEAVSVDADAAMITVKVPSEALVTVNGYETQSDGELRKFMSRGLKEGFVYTYVVDVTYDQDGDQKTLTKSVKLRPGDIEEVVFEADVDSRVEVQKAPVDEEVITVVKIHVPADAEVSLAGNPTNGQGALRTFRTKQLKAGEQWSNYTVRVTAKVDGQPVTKERTVDVKAGSVTELSFDFNGSSLASR
- the trpA gene encoding tryptophan synthase subunit alpha codes for the protein MSAVDQLFVKLRAENRKALMPFLTAGDPDIATTEAIIREIGAAGADMCEVGVPYSDPIADGPVIQASYQRALDRKFKLGEVFDMGTRLKGQVEIPLVTMVSYAIIYRVGIAKYVELAKAAGYAGAIVPDLLVEEAEPMSKICREADFSLIQLVTPTTTRERQVRIAELSSGFLYYVSVTGITGERTKLPPDLVDNVGWLREQTNLPICIGFGISSPETAAQLAPVSDGLIVGSAIVRRIAAATDSAGATKAAVDFVRELRAAIS
- a CDS encoding HTTM domain-containing protein, translating into MILAKAKTSLHDWLLSIGSGWDRFWFTPRMPHTLAILRIIAGLMLVYSHIVLATDLSSFLGDTAWINNETSRQLHDGTFGFSDWGRSYLWYISNPLLLWIHHGLTIAITASFAIGFLTRVTAPMALFLQLMYLHRLTGTLFGLDQIVTYSVMYLTIAPSGSLWSVDAWIRDKAKSKAKNPKWFAWMFPECEPTIASNIATRLLQIHLCVIYFFGGIAKARGTSWWDGTAIWYSVGNLEYQSVNMTWLANYPRLSSLMAHTTMFWELSYAAIVWPRITRPIALALALALHGGIALFLGMITFGCMMIAANLIFIEPSWWQKFAKSAGDQSDIALADDGSVDDAIADGSSDESIDEFEDLGDLEVDAIEDDFPSLSGSSLSGLSSANLSSLSAVGSENLQQREEAIKRREKRIREASDKINHRAGKLKAREAKYRDRVERLKQREAKIKDVVERAKQKRKK